From the genome of Pogoniulus pusillus isolate bPogPus1 chromosome 12, bPogPus1.pri, whole genome shotgun sequence, one region includes:
- the PRDM15 gene encoding PR domain zinc finger protein 15 isoform X4 codes for MAEDGNDELIFIWCEDCGQYHDSECPELGPVVTVKDSFVLSRARSSLPSNLEIRRLEDGTEGVFALTQLVKRTQFGPFESKRVAKLEKESVFPLKVFQKDGPLVYFDTSNEDDCNWMMMVRPATEYEHQNLTAFQHDNDIYFTTSRDIPPGTELRVWYAAFYAKKMEKPVLKQVTSIANDMCLVVLESDKEGDKTSSKPSSAVLPHKKTKKSSLPTADPAVNASESSGAAEAESSQWTCKVCSSAFQEPQLLTEHLLSHLEQAKGAPRTSQNETVAEKASEAPSEDQPVVSDAASTDSRRKARRGRKPKTAKAETPIVIVEDEDSPAEHVAEVVTEVPPEEVALPSAAEERIMELVLGKVPSTTNNISPVTKFAHHQNTMSLKRSLILSSRHGIRRKLIKQLGEHKRVYQCSICSKIFQNSSNLSRHIRSHGDKLFKCEECAKLFSRKESLKQHVSYKHSRNEVDSEYRYKCTTCEKAFRIESALEFHNCRTDDKTFQCEMCFRFFSTNSNLSKHKKKHGDKKFACEICNKMFYRKDVMLDHQRRHLEGVRRVKREDFEHSTENMVRYKKEPSGCPVCGKVFSCRSNMNKHLLTHGDKKYTCEICGRKFFRVDVLRDHIHVHFKDIALMDDHQREEFIGKIGISSEENDDNSDESADSEPHKYSCKRCQLTFGRGKEYLKHIMEVHKEKGYGCSICNRRFALKATYHAHMVIHRENLPDPNVQKYIHPCEICGRIFNSIGNLERHKLIHTGVKSHACEQCGKSFARKDMLKEHMRVHDNIREYLCAECGKGMKTKHALRHHMKLHKGIKEYECKECHRKFAQKVNMLKHYKRHTGIKDFMCELCGKTFSERNTMETHKLIHTVGKQWTCSVCDKKYVTDYMLQKHIQLTHDKVEAQSCQLCGTKVSTRASMSRHMRRKHPEIISVRIDDLEQLPETTTIDASSIGIVQPELALEQGDLPEGKRHMKALKRGQKRKQKSGGGDP; via the exons GGTGCGAGGACTGTGGGCAGTACCATGATTCAGAGTGTCCTGAATTGGGCCCAGTGGTGACAGTCAAAGACTCCTTTGTGTTGAGCAGGGCAAG ATCATCTCTGCCTTCTAATTTGGAGATAAGACGATTGGAAGATGGGACTGAAGGAGTGTTTGCTTTGACTCAGCTAGTGAAACGTACTCAGTTTGGCCCATTCGAATCCAAGAGAGTTGCCAAGCTGGAAAAAGAGTCAGTTTTTCCCCTGAAG GTTTTCCAGAAGGATGGGCCCCTGGTATATTTTGACACCTCAAATGAAGATGATTGCAACTGGATGATGATGGTGAGACCAGCCACTGAATATGAGCATCAAAACTTAACTGCCTTCCAGCATGACAATGATATTTacttcaccacctcccgggACATTCCACCAGGAACTGAGCTGCGAGTGTGGTATGCAGCTTTTTACGCCAAAAAAATGGAAAAGCCAGTGCTGAAGCAGGTCACTAGTATTGCCAATG ATATGTGCTTGGTAGTCCTGGAATCTGATAAAGAAGGGGACAAAACCTCTTCAAAACCTTCATCTGCTGTCTTACCTcataaaaaaacaaagaaatccaGCTTGCCAACAGCCGATCCAGCAG TGAATGCTTCAGAAAGCAgtggagctgcagaagcagagtcCAGCCAGTGGACATGTAAAGTGTGTTCATCTGCTTTCCAGGAGCCTCAGCTGCTGACAG AGCACTTGCTGAGTCACCTGGAACAAGCCAAAGGTGCCCCCCGAACCAGCCAAAATGAGACTGTTGCAGAGAAAGCATCGGAAGCTCCCTCTGAGGACCAGCCAGTGGTCTCTGATGCAGCCAGTACAGACTCAAGGAGGAAGGCCAGGCGGGGAAGAAAGCCcaaaacagcaaaagcagaaacaCCTATTGTCATTGTTGAAGATGAAGATTCTCCAG CGGAACACGTAGCTGAGGTTGTAACTGAGGTCCCACCAGAAGAGGTAGccctgccttcagctgcagaagagaggaTTATGGAACTGGTTCTAGGAAAGGTGCCTAGCACCACAAATAACATCAGTCCAGTGACAAA GTTTGCTCATCACCAAAACACCATGTCCCTCAAAAGAAGTTTAATTCTCTCCAGTAGACATGGTATACGGCGGAAGCTGATAAAACAGCTTGGCGAGCACAAGCGAGTCTATCAATGCAGTATTTGCAGTAAGATCTTCCAGAACAGCAGCAACCTCAGCAGGCACATCCGTTCTCATG GTGACAAACTATTTAAATGTGAGGAATGTGCCAAGCTGTTCAGCCGTAAAGAGAGCTTGAAGCAGCACGTTTCTTACAAGCACAGCAGGAACGAA GTGGACAGCGAGTACAGATACAAGTGCACCACGTGTGAAAAGGCCTTTCGGATAGAGAGTGCATTGGAATTCCATAACTGCAGGACAG ATGACAAGACATTCCAGTGTGAGATGTGTTTCAGATTCTTCTCTACAAACAGTAATCTTTCAAAACACAAGAAAAAGCATGGGGATAAGAAGTTTGCATGTGAAATCTGCAACAAGATGTTCTACCGGAAGGATGTCATGCTTGACCATCAAAGGCGACACTTGGAAG GGGTGAGGCGtgtgaaaagagaagactttgagcacagcacagaaaacaTGGTTCGCTACAAAAAGGAGCCCTCCGGATGCCCTGTGTGTGGGAAG gTATTTTCATGTAGGAGCAATATGAACAAACACCTTTTAACACATGGAGACAAGAAGTACACTTGTGAAATCTGTGGACGTAAATTTTTCAGGGTGGATGTGTTAAGAGATCATATTCATGTCCATTTTAAG GACATAGCTCTTATGGATGATCACCAGAGGGAAGAGTTCATTGGTAAAATTGGGATCTCATCAGAGGAAAATGATGACAACTCTGATGAAAGTGCAGATTCTGAGCCTCACAAGTATAGCTGCAAAAGGTGCCAG TTGACTTTCGGCAGAGGGAAGGAGTACCTGAAGCACATCATGGAGGTTCACAAGGAGAAAGGCTACGGCTGCAGCATTTGTAACCGACGTTTTGCCTTGAAGGCAACTTACCACGCACACATGGTCATTCATCGGGAGAACCTGCCTGATCCCAATGTGCAGAA ATACATTCATCCATGTGAAATCTGTGGAAGGATTTTTAACAGTATAGGGAATCTGGAAAGGCATAAGCTTATACATACAG GTGTAAAAAGTCATGCTTGTGAGCAATGTGGCAAATCATTTGCTAGAAAAGACATGTTAAAAGAACATATGCGAGTCCATGATAATATCCGAGAATACTTGTGTGCAGAATGTGGCAAAG GGATGAAGACAAAACATGCACTTCGTCACCACATGAAACTTCACAAAGGGATTAAGGAATATGAATGCAAGGAATGTCACCGGAAATTTGCTCAGAAAGTTAACATGCTGAAGCATTACAAAAGACACACAG GAATCAAAGATTTCATGtgtgagctctgtggcaagaCATTCAGCGAGAGAAATACAATGGAGACTCATAAGTTGATTCATACAG TAGGAAAACAGTGGACATGTTCAGTCTGTGATAAGAAATATGTCACTGATTACATGCTGCAGAAGCACATCCAGCTCACTCACGATAAGGTAgaagctcagagctgccagctATGTGGGACAAAGGTTTCTACCAGAGCATCCATGAGCCGACATATGCGACGTAAGCATCCAGAG ATTATTTCGGTGAGGATTGATGATTTAGAGCAGCTGCCAGAGACAACTACCATCGATGCCTCCTCAATTGGGATTGTTCAG CCGGAATTAGCCTTGGAACAGGGAGACTTACCGGAAGGGAAGCGGCACATGAAAGCTCTTAAACGTGGCCAGAAACGAAAACAAAAgtcag GTGGTGGTGACCCTTAG
- the PRDM15 gene encoding PR domain zinc finger protein 15 isoform X5 → MAEDGNDELIFIWCEDCGQYHDSECPELGPVVTVKDSFVLSRARSSLPSNLEIRRLEDGTEGVFALTQLVKRTQFGPFESKRVAKLEKESVFPLKVFQKDGPLVYFDTSNEDDCNWMMMVRPATEYEHQNLTAFQHDNDIYFTTSRDIPPGTELRVWYAAFYAKKMEKPVLKQVTSIANDMCLVVLESDKEGDKTSSKPSSAVLPHKKTKKSSLPTADPAVNASESSGAAEAESSQWTCKVCSSAFQEPQLLTEHLLSHLEQAKGAPRTSQNETVAEKASEAPSEDQPVVSDAASTDSRRKARRGRKPKTAKAETPIVIVEDEDSPAEHVAEVVTEVPPEEVALPSAAEERIMELVLGKVPSTTNNISPVTKFAHHQNTMSLKRSLILSSRHGIRRKLIKQLGEHKRVYQCSICSKIFQNSSNLSRHIRSHGDKLFKCEECAKLFSRKESLKQHVSYKHSRNEVDSEYRYKCTTCEKAFRIESALEFHNCRTDDKTFQCEMCFRFFSTNSNLSKHKKKHGDKKFACEICNKMFYRKDVMLDHQRRHLEGVRRVKREDFEHSTENMVRYKKEPSGCPVCGKVFSCRSNMNKHLLTHGDKKYTCEICGRKFFRVDVLRDHIHVHFKDIALMDDHQREEFIGKIGISSEENDDNSDESADSEPHKYSCKRCQLTFGRGKEYLKHIMEVHKEKGYGCSICNRRFALKATYHAHMVIHRENLPDPNVQKYIHPCEICGRIFNSIGNLERHKLIHTGVKSHACEQCGKSFARKDMLKEHMRVHDNIREYLCAECGKGMKTKHALRHHMKLHKGIKEYECKECHRKFAQKVNMLKHYKRHTGIKDFMCELCGKTFSERNTMETHKLIHTVGKQWTCSVCDKKYVTDYMLQKHIQLTHDKVEAQSCQLCGTKVSTRASMSRHMRRKHPEIISVRIDDLEQLPETTTIDASSIGIVQVNSPLQNSGGS, encoded by the exons GGTGCGAGGACTGTGGGCAGTACCATGATTCAGAGTGTCCTGAATTGGGCCCAGTGGTGACAGTCAAAGACTCCTTTGTGTTGAGCAGGGCAAG ATCATCTCTGCCTTCTAATTTGGAGATAAGACGATTGGAAGATGGGACTGAAGGAGTGTTTGCTTTGACTCAGCTAGTGAAACGTACTCAGTTTGGCCCATTCGAATCCAAGAGAGTTGCCAAGCTGGAAAAAGAGTCAGTTTTTCCCCTGAAG GTTTTCCAGAAGGATGGGCCCCTGGTATATTTTGACACCTCAAATGAAGATGATTGCAACTGGATGATGATGGTGAGACCAGCCACTGAATATGAGCATCAAAACTTAACTGCCTTCCAGCATGACAATGATATTTacttcaccacctcccgggACATTCCACCAGGAACTGAGCTGCGAGTGTGGTATGCAGCTTTTTACGCCAAAAAAATGGAAAAGCCAGTGCTGAAGCAGGTCACTAGTATTGCCAATG ATATGTGCTTGGTAGTCCTGGAATCTGATAAAGAAGGGGACAAAACCTCTTCAAAACCTTCATCTGCTGTCTTACCTcataaaaaaacaaagaaatccaGCTTGCCAACAGCCGATCCAGCAG TGAATGCTTCAGAAAGCAgtggagctgcagaagcagagtcCAGCCAGTGGACATGTAAAGTGTGTTCATCTGCTTTCCAGGAGCCTCAGCTGCTGACAG AGCACTTGCTGAGTCACCTGGAACAAGCCAAAGGTGCCCCCCGAACCAGCCAAAATGAGACTGTTGCAGAGAAAGCATCGGAAGCTCCCTCTGAGGACCAGCCAGTGGTCTCTGATGCAGCCAGTACAGACTCAAGGAGGAAGGCCAGGCGGGGAAGAAAGCCcaaaacagcaaaagcagaaacaCCTATTGTCATTGTTGAAGATGAAGATTCTCCAG CGGAACACGTAGCTGAGGTTGTAACTGAGGTCCCACCAGAAGAGGTAGccctgccttcagctgcagaagagaggaTTATGGAACTGGTTCTAGGAAAGGTGCCTAGCACCACAAATAACATCAGTCCAGTGACAAA GTTTGCTCATCACCAAAACACCATGTCCCTCAAAAGAAGTTTAATTCTCTCCAGTAGACATGGTATACGGCGGAAGCTGATAAAACAGCTTGGCGAGCACAAGCGAGTCTATCAATGCAGTATTTGCAGTAAGATCTTCCAGAACAGCAGCAACCTCAGCAGGCACATCCGTTCTCATG GTGACAAACTATTTAAATGTGAGGAATGTGCCAAGCTGTTCAGCCGTAAAGAGAGCTTGAAGCAGCACGTTTCTTACAAGCACAGCAGGAACGAA GTGGACAGCGAGTACAGATACAAGTGCACCACGTGTGAAAAGGCCTTTCGGATAGAGAGTGCATTGGAATTCCATAACTGCAGGACAG ATGACAAGACATTCCAGTGTGAGATGTGTTTCAGATTCTTCTCTACAAACAGTAATCTTTCAAAACACAAGAAAAAGCATGGGGATAAGAAGTTTGCATGTGAAATCTGCAACAAGATGTTCTACCGGAAGGATGTCATGCTTGACCATCAAAGGCGACACTTGGAAG GGGTGAGGCGtgtgaaaagagaagactttgagcacagcacagaaaacaTGGTTCGCTACAAAAAGGAGCCCTCCGGATGCCCTGTGTGTGGGAAG gTATTTTCATGTAGGAGCAATATGAACAAACACCTTTTAACACATGGAGACAAGAAGTACACTTGTGAAATCTGTGGACGTAAATTTTTCAGGGTGGATGTGTTAAGAGATCATATTCATGTCCATTTTAAG GACATAGCTCTTATGGATGATCACCAGAGGGAAGAGTTCATTGGTAAAATTGGGATCTCATCAGAGGAAAATGATGACAACTCTGATGAAAGTGCAGATTCTGAGCCTCACAAGTATAGCTGCAAAAGGTGCCAG TTGACTTTCGGCAGAGGGAAGGAGTACCTGAAGCACATCATGGAGGTTCACAAGGAGAAAGGCTACGGCTGCAGCATTTGTAACCGACGTTTTGCCTTGAAGGCAACTTACCACGCACACATGGTCATTCATCGGGAGAACCTGCCTGATCCCAATGTGCAGAA ATACATTCATCCATGTGAAATCTGTGGAAGGATTTTTAACAGTATAGGGAATCTGGAAAGGCATAAGCTTATACATACAG GTGTAAAAAGTCATGCTTGTGAGCAATGTGGCAAATCATTTGCTAGAAAAGACATGTTAAAAGAACATATGCGAGTCCATGATAATATCCGAGAATACTTGTGTGCAGAATGTGGCAAAG GGATGAAGACAAAACATGCACTTCGTCACCACATGAAACTTCACAAAGGGATTAAGGAATATGAATGCAAGGAATGTCACCGGAAATTTGCTCAGAAAGTTAACATGCTGAAGCATTACAAAAGACACACAG GAATCAAAGATTTCATGtgtgagctctgtggcaagaCATTCAGCGAGAGAAATACAATGGAGACTCATAAGTTGATTCATACAG TAGGAAAACAGTGGACATGTTCAGTCTGTGATAAGAAATATGTCACTGATTACATGCTGCAGAAGCACATCCAGCTCACTCACGATAAGGTAgaagctcagagctgccagctATGTGGGACAAAGGTTTCTACCAGAGCATCCATGAGCCGACATATGCGACGTAAGCATCCAGAG ATTATTTCGGTGAGGATTGATGATTTAGAGCAGCTGCCAGAGACAACTACCATCGATGCCTCCTCAATTGGGATTGTTCAGGTAAATTCGCCGTTGCAGAATTCTGGTGGCAGCTAG